In Verrucomicrobiota bacterium, the following proteins share a genomic window:
- a CDS encoding MBL fold metallo-hydrolase: MIPLEDNHEDIIGKAITGLNLSPKDICEKSGIHADDLKKILAGDTDKEAISKIAPTLNLSIQALLDSAEKKWHPNISSLPAELHTYTTPFDDMTVNSYLIILPKTNRAIAFDTGTDANQMLDLISSENLQLTHIFLTHTHGDHIFELDRMTEKTGAIAHVNVKEKIPGATTFNFGKHFELDSVTIRTLQTTGHSIGGTTYVLEGLSKKLAIVGDAIFAGSMGGGMISYEDALEANQSQILTLPDETLLCPGHGPITQVGLEKQHNPFFATA; this comes from the coding sequence ATGATTCCATTAGAAGACAACCACGAAGATATCATCGGCAAAGCCATTACAGGACTGAACTTATCTCCCAAGGATATTTGTGAAAAATCAGGCATCCATGCAGACGATTTAAAAAAAATTTTAGCTGGCGACACAGACAAGGAAGCCATTTCCAAAATTGCACCAACACTAAATCTCTCTATCCAAGCACTGCTCGACAGTGCAGAAAAAAAGTGGCACCCAAACATCTCTTCCCTACCAGCAGAATTGCACACCTATACCACTCCATTTGATGACATGACGGTAAACTCCTACCTCATTATCTTACCCAAGACCAATCGCGCCATAGCCTTTGACACTGGAACCGATGCAAATCAGATGCTGGACTTAATTTCCAGCGAAAATCTCCAGCTAACGCACATCTTTCTTACCCATACACATGGAGACCATATTTTTGAGCTCGATCGCATGACTGAGAAAACGGGAGCGATAGCTCATGTCAATGTCAAGGAGAAGATCCCTGGAGCTACTACTTTTAATTTTGGAAAACATTTTGAATTAGATTCCGTGACTATTCGCACCTTGCAAACGACTGGCCATAGTATTGGCGGAACAACCTATGTGCTAGAGGGTTTGAGTAAAAAGCTAGCCATTGTCGGAGACGCTATCTTCGCCGGATCTATGGGAGGCGGCATGATTTCTTATGAAGATGCCTTAGAGGCTAATCAATCTCAGATCTTAACTCTGCCAGATGAAACTCTATTATGTCCAGGCCACGGCCCCATCACTCAAGTAGGCTTGGAAAAGCAACACAACCCATTTTTTGCCACAGCCTAA
- a CDS encoding DUF481 domain-containing protein, translating to MKILGREYSRAVLLTLAIFTVSLSVGLADSRTRNDLLKEIESLKKENEALRGQLSGRPVTAKPLTPQAKMEQLTDLNKVKWKRDISLGANLSRGNTDSFLLNLKAKATRESELDKLQLRVEGSLGETEEETTAQKALGRLQYNREIGDRWYWLALGEGLYDDQLGINYRFTIGPGIGYKFYETDKFSMSLEAGPVLVLEELNDSSLDTSLRGRVTHHIEYQFNDAIKMYHEAGFLQNAQDLEDWNASFELGLESRLMEHLSLRFSLENLYDNKPASDKQEYDLLSTSSIVIDF from the coding sequence ATGAAAATTTTAGGGAGAGAATATTCAAGAGCGGTTTTACTCACATTGGCTATTTTTACAGTAAGCCTGTCTGTGGGATTGGCGGATAGTCGAACTAGGAATGATTTGTTGAAGGAAATTGAATCGCTAAAAAAAGAGAATGAAGCATTACGTGGGCAATTGTCCGGCAGGCCAGTGACGGCTAAGCCGTTGACGCCACAGGCAAAGATGGAACAACTCACTGATTTAAACAAAGTCAAATGGAAGCGTGATATCTCACTTGGTGCAAATTTGTCGCGCGGCAATACAGATTCCTTTTTGCTGAACCTTAAAGCCAAAGCCACTCGTGAGAGTGAACTAGATAAATTACAATTACGTGTCGAGGGGTCTTTAGGAGAAACAGAAGAAGAAACCACGGCTCAAAAAGCCTTGGGGCGTCTGCAATACAACCGAGAGATTGGTGATCGTTGGTATTGGTTAGCACTAGGGGAAGGGCTTTATGATGATCAATTAGGGATTAATTACCGATTTACGATTGGGCCTGGAATTGGATATAAGTTTTACGAAACAGATAAATTTTCTATGTCTTTGGAAGCGGGGCCTGTGCTCGTGCTGGAGGAATTAAACGACTCGAGTCTAGACACAAGTCTGCGTGGACGAGTGACCCATCATATAGAATATCAATTTAATGATGCGATTAAAATGTATCATGAAGCTGGGTTTTTACAAAATGCCCAGGACCTTGAGGACTGGAATGCTAGTTTTGAGTTAGGATTAGAAAGCCGCCTGATGGAGCATCTGAGTCTACGATTTTCTTTGGAGAATTTATATGATAATAAGCCAGCTTCGGATAAGCAGGAATACGATCTTTTATCCACCTCCTCAATTGTGATTGATTTTTAG
- the leuC gene encoding 3-isopropylmalate dehydratase large subunit, with product MGKTLFEKVWEAHKVQDLANGQTQLLIGTHLVHEVTSPQAFAMLRERGLKVRYPHRTFATVDHIIPTDQRERPFADQLADDMIEELGKNCKEFGVTYFDVASGKQGIVHTVGPEQGITQPGTTIACGDSHTSTHGAFGAIAFGIGTSQVRDVLATQTMAIGKLKVRRINVNGQLSAGVYAKDVILHIIRILGVNGGTGYAYEYAGNTFDNFSMEERMTVCNMSIEGGARVGYVNPDETTFAYLKGRPYSPKGVPWDQAVEQWQSFASDADAKYDDVVNINAADIEPTVTWGINPSQGIAINENIPAVADGANEADQASIAEALEYMQFEGGEAIKGKKINVAFIGSCTNGRYSDFVEVAEYIKGHKVAEGVRAIAVPGSQVVGRILHEKGIDQIFRDAGFDWRDAGCSMCLAMNPDKLVGDELCASSSNRNFKGRQGSPTGRTLLMSPLMVAAAAVKGEVSDAREVFQPESLIL from the coding sequence ATGGGAAAAACACTCTTCGAAAAAGTTTGGGAAGCGCACAAGGTTCAGGATTTAGCTAATGGGCAAACACAACTGCTTATTGGAACGCATCTCGTACACGAAGTGACTAGTCCTCAAGCGTTTGCTATGCTAAGAGAGCGTGGTTTAAAGGTCCGGTATCCTCACCGCACATTTGCTACCGTTGACCATATTATCCCAACTGATCAACGCGAACGCCCTTTTGCTGACCAGCTAGCAGATGATATGATCGAAGAACTGGGTAAGAACTGTAAAGAGTTCGGTGTTACTTATTTCGATGTCGCTTCAGGAAAGCAGGGAATTGTTCACACTGTTGGGCCAGAGCAGGGCATTACTCAGCCAGGAACCACCATCGCTTGCGGAGACTCTCATACTTCTACTCATGGTGCTTTCGGAGCCATAGCTTTCGGCATTGGCACAAGCCAGGTGCGAGACGTTCTTGCCACACAAACGATGGCCATAGGCAAACTCAAAGTTCGCCGCATCAATGTAAATGGACAGCTCAGCGCTGGAGTCTATGCCAAAGACGTAATTCTTCACATTATTCGAATACTTGGAGTAAATGGCGGCACCGGCTATGCCTACGAATACGCGGGAAATACCTTTGATAACTTCTCTATGGAAGAACGCATGACCGTTTGCAATATGTCGATTGAGGGTGGTGCACGAGTTGGTTATGTCAACCCCGATGAAACAACTTTTGCGTATCTGAAAGGACGCCCGTATTCACCCAAGGGCGTACCATGGGATCAAGCAGTCGAACAATGGCAGTCTTTTGCATCTGATGCTGACGCTAAATATGATGATGTAGTGAATATCAATGCCGCTGATATCGAACCAACCGTAACTTGGGGCATTAATCCGAGTCAGGGCATCGCCATTAATGAAAATATCCCTGCAGTCGCTGATGGTGCCAATGAAGCGGATCAAGCTTCCATTGCTGAAGCTCTCGAATACATGCAATTCGAGGGAGGAGAAGCAATCAAAGGCAAAAAGATCAACGTCGCCTTCATTGGCTCATGCACCAACGGTCGATACTCCGATTTTGTTGAAGTAGCAGAGTATATCAAAGGCCATAAGGTTGCTGAGGGTGTCCGAGCCATAGCTGTGCCCGGATCACAAGTCGTGGGAAGAATCCTCCATGAAAAGGGTATTGACCAAATATTTAGGGATGCTGGCTTTGATTGGCGTGATGCCGGTTGCTCCATGTGCTTAGCCATGAATCCTGACAAATTGGTTGGAGATGAGCTATGCGCTAGCTCCAGCAATCGAAATTTTAAAGGGCGCCAAGGCAGCCCTACTGGTAGAACCCTATTAATGAGCCCATTAATGGTCGCTGCTGCTGCCGTGAAAGGAGAGGTCAGTGATGCTCGTGAGGTCTTTCAACCCGAATCGTTGATCCTCTAA
- the leuD gene encoding 3-isopropylmalate dehydratase small subunit produces MDKITQVKGRCVPAPGNDIDTDRIIPARFMKCVTFDGLGEYFFYDVRFDKEGNKTDHALNDKKFEGATILLSGNNFGCGSSREHAPQSIYRYGIRAVVAEGYAEIFFGNSTTLGMPCVTANKEDIASIREIIEDDPSAELLIDIHVLQLSIKDQTFPCEMRDSAREALTSGRWDPLGSLIESEKQVATVAQKLPYMSI; encoded by the coding sequence ATGGATAAAATCACTCAAGTTAAAGGCCGTTGTGTTCCCGCACCCGGCAACGATATAGACACCGATCGTATTATCCCAGCCAGATTCATGAAGTGCGTCACTTTTGATGGCCTAGGTGAATATTTCTTTTATGACGTTCGTTTCGACAAGGAAGGTAACAAAACGGATCACGCTCTTAATGACAAAAAGTTTGAGGGCGCGACTATCTTACTTTCAGGAAACAATTTTGGCTGTGGTTCTTCACGCGAACACGCTCCCCAATCCATCTATCGTTATGGAATAAGAGCTGTTGTAGCAGAGGGTTATGCTGAGATTTTCTTTGGGAATTCCACAACTCTTGGCATGCCTTGCGTCACCGCCAACAAAGAGGATATAGCGAGTATTCGTGAAATCATTGAGGACGACCCCTCTGCTGAACTTCTTATTGATATCCATGTACTTCAGTTAAGTATTAAGGACCAAACCTTCCCCTGTGAGATGCGTGACTCAGCCCGCGAGGCACTTACTTCTGGCCGCTGGGACCCCCTTGGCAGCTTAATTGAATCAGAGAAACAAGTTGCCACCGTGGCACAAAAGCTTCCGTATATGTCCATCTAA
- a CDS encoding Lrp/AsnC family transcriptional regulator yields the protein MDKILKILEENALASPETIAEMLKRPVDQVRQEIKKLEEEDVILAYKAIVDDEKADRKLVLAVIEVRITPERGGGFNRLADRIAQFAEVKSCYLMSGSYDLLVFVEGPDLKQVASFVSAKLSTLEGVLSTATHFMLKTYKEQGTLFRRHSSEERLSISP from the coding sequence ATGGATAAAATCCTAAAAATCCTTGAAGAAAATGCTCTAGCGTCGCCTGAGACCATTGCAGAAATGCTCAAAAGGCCTGTCGATCAAGTGCGCCAAGAAATTAAGAAACTTGAGGAGGAAGATGTCATACTCGCCTATAAAGCAATCGTCGATGACGAGAAGGCTGATCGCAAGCTGGTCTTAGCCGTGATTGAAGTGCGGATCACACCCGAACGAGGTGGTGGATTCAATAGGCTCGCAGATAGAATTGCTCAATTTGCGGAAGTTAAATCATGCTACTTAATGAGCGGCTCCTACGACTTACTAGTATTTGTAGAAGGCCCAGATCTAAAACAAGTCGCTAGTTTTGTTTCTGCAAAGCTCTCAACCTTAGAAGGTGTTCTTTCAACGGCTACGCACTTCATGCTAAAAACATATAAGGAGCAAGGCACCTTATTCCGACGTCATAGTTCTGAGGAACGCTTGAGCATCTCACCATGA
- a CDS encoding aminotransferase class I/II-fold pyridoxal phosphate-dependent enzyme, which translates to MSQRPPTSLSDSESFIAEHIRNIPRSGIRDFFELVQGRQDIISLGIGEPDFVTPWHIREATIYALEQGKTSYTSNLGLLSLRKSISYYLEKNFQIRYQPENEIIITVGVSEAIDLALRAIINPGDEILYHQPCYVSYSPSILLARGVPIPVMTKPENDFSLKAEDIAPLITSKTKALLLNFPTNPTGAVLPKEEAQKIAKLCSENNILVISDEVYAELTYDGEHVSIASLPGMRERTIFLHGLSKAYAMTGFRLGYACASAPLVEAMMRVHQYSMLCASIMSQEAAIEALENGKTEMERMKSSYQERRNYIVHHFKRLGLTCFEPQGAFYVFPSIQSTGLSSHEFAHQLVNQENVAVVPGNAFGEGGEGFIRCSYATSMKLLEEAMHRIERFCKSMTNSSV; encoded by the coding sequence ATGAGCCAACGCCCACCCACTTCCCTCAGCGACTCAGAATCTTTTATCGCCGAACATATACGGAATATCCCACGTTCCGGAATACGCGATTTTTTTGAACTGGTCCAAGGTCGTCAGGACATCATATCACTAGGGATAGGAGAACCAGATTTTGTCACTCCCTGGCATATCAGAGAAGCCACTATCTATGCACTTGAACAGGGCAAGACAAGCTATACCTCTAACCTAGGATTACTAAGCCTCCGTAAGAGCATTTCGTACTACCTTGAAAAGAATTTCCAGATTCGTTATCAACCCGAAAATGAAATTATCATCACTGTTGGTGTATCAGAAGCTATCGATCTAGCGCTTCGGGCTATTATCAACCCGGGAGACGAGATCCTCTATCACCAACCTTGTTATGTATCCTATTCGCCTAGTATTTTACTCGCTCGCGGCGTGCCTATCCCGGTCATGACTAAGCCTGAAAATGATTTTTCGCTAAAAGCAGAGGATATTGCACCTCTCATCACCTCTAAGACCAAGGCCCTCCTTCTCAACTTCCCCACAAACCCTACAGGTGCGGTTTTGCCAAAAGAGGAGGCTCAGAAAATTGCAAAACTTTGCTCGGAAAATAACATCCTAGTCATTTCTGACGAAGTGTACGCTGAACTCACTTATGATGGAGAACATGTCTCAATCGCCTCCCTACCAGGTATGCGCGAAAGAACTATATTCCTCCATGGATTAAGTAAGGCATATGCGATGACAGGATTTCGCCTCGGTTATGCTTGTGCTTCTGCTCCTCTAGTAGAAGCCATGATGCGGGTACACCAATATTCCATGTTATGCGCTTCTATTATGAGTCAAGAAGCAGCCATTGAAGCATTAGAAAACGGCAAAACAGAGATGGAGAGGATGAAATCTTCTTATCAAGAGCGCCGAAACTACATCGTACATCATTTTAAGCGACTTGGTCTTACTTGCTTCGAACCTCAGGGAGCCTTTTATGTTTTCCCTTCTATTCAATCAACGGGCCTAAGCAGCCACGAGTTTGCCCATCAATTAGTCAACCAAGAAAATGTTGCAGTCGTCCCTGGTAATGCATTTGGGGAAGGCGGAGAAGGCTTTATCCGCTGCAGTTACGCAACTTCCATGAAGCTCCTAGAAGAGGCCATGCATAGAATAGAAAGATTTTGCAAAAGCATGACAAACTCTTCAGTCTAA
- a CDS encoding M15 family metallopeptidase — translation MVKLTSAPSNHPHPELFNVKEHLPTAIIDMRYATKNNFVGKKLYKDSNAYLRKETIEALKKVISELEPKGFRLIILDAYRPPSVQKALFESTKYKAFVAPPIPKYNRHGRGTAVDASLADLNGKPVEMPSKFDEFSKKADQDFSDVSKTAGKHARILIRAFHQAGFSGLRHEWWHFDLRGWQNFEIIEN, via the coding sequence TTGGTAAAATTAACCTCAGCTCCCTCAAACCACCCTCACCCTGAGCTCTTCAATGTAAAAGAGCACTTGCCTACAGCGATTATTGACATGCGCTACGCTACTAAAAATAATTTTGTGGGTAAAAAGCTTTATAAAGACTCCAATGCTTACCTCCGTAAGGAGACCATCGAAGCACTCAAAAAAGTCATCTCCGAATTAGAACCAAAGGGCTTCCGATTAATTATTCTAGATGCCTACCGCCCTCCTTCCGTTCAAAAAGCACTTTTCGAGAGCACCAAATACAAAGCTTTTGTAGCCCCTCCAATCCCTAAGTATAACCGCCATGGAAGGGGAACAGCCGTTGATGCCTCTCTTGCAGATCTCAATGGCAAACCGGTAGAAATGCCTTCCAAATTCGATGAATTTTCTAAAAAAGCCGACCAAGACTTCTCTGATGTATCAAAAACAGCTGGTAAGCATGCAAGGATTTTGATCCGAGCCTTTCATCAAGCTGGCTTCTCAGGCCTTCGCCATGAGTGGTGGCATTTTGATCTTCGTGGCTGGCAAAACTTTGAAATCATTGAAAATTAA
- a CDS encoding FHA domain-containing protein, which yields MRDLSPIIDCKVGDFLKSLLHCALSGHLTLINPQKGQRARITLHRGLVTDVEYLYEAEQQLPVTNFIDALCWPNASYEWVEAHTSRTDRIFPKITEIHVIANNLQQSLKHTNFSAGTCKQYIDMRRAFFPFTMVCTHSTGKTFECLIENEIAVFGQDETAHISLEDTEISPSHTKLKINQNGMWLTDLGSKTGTKINDLKILPHDLFPFTFKDQLTLGRYQIKPSTETILKASLYKNLAARELRLLTRKSHLISNLDLKQLISRHKMQKKMQEADTTLQS from the coding sequence GTGAGAGACCTTAGCCCCATTATAGACTGCAAAGTCGGTGACTTTTTGAAAAGTCTGCTACACTGTGCACTTAGTGGCCATCTTACTCTAATCAATCCTCAAAAAGGTCAACGTGCTAGGATTACATTACATCGTGGACTCGTTACAGACGTTGAGTATCTCTACGAAGCCGAGCAACAGCTCCCAGTAACAAATTTTATTGATGCACTCTGTTGGCCCAATGCCTCCTATGAATGGGTTGAGGCCCATACAAGTCGAACAGATAGAATCTTTCCCAAGATCACAGAGATCCATGTAATTGCTAATAACCTTCAGCAGTCTCTTAAACACACAAATTTCTCTGCTGGCACATGTAAACAGTACATCGATATGCGGAGAGCATTTTTCCCGTTTACAATGGTTTGCACTCACAGCACAGGTAAGACTTTTGAGTGTCTAATAGAAAATGAAATCGCTGTATTTGGCCAAGATGAGACTGCTCACATCAGTCTGGAAGATACAGAGATTAGCCCCTCTCATACTAAATTAAAAATAAATCAAAATGGCATGTGGCTAACTGACTTAGGTTCCAAGACTGGTACTAAAATTAATGATCTTAAAATACTGCCTCATGATTTATTCCCATTTACATTTAAAGATCAACTCACTTTAGGTCGCTATCAAATTAAGCCATCGACTGAAACAATTCTGAAAGCCTCTTTATATAAAAATCTTGCTGCACGAGAACTTAGACTACTTACGCGTAAGAGTCACTTGATATCCAATCTAGATCTAAAACAACTTATAAGTAGACACAAGATGCAAAAGAAAATGCAAGAAGCAGATACGACCCTACAGTCCTGA
- the cysS gene encoding cysteine--tRNA ligase: MKFHLFDTLSRTKLSVEPSDGKALRIYCCGPTVYGPAHIGNFRTFVLQDLLRRVVELSGFKMKHVRNITDLDDKTIRQSQAEGKSLKEFTTYWYNRFAKDCELLNLLKPHVEPSAVNHIAEQIHLIQKLMEKGHAYVGGDGSVYFSISSFKHYGRLAHLDEQELRIGSADSLNNNDEYEKEQLADFALWKAYRKDDGDNTWDSPWGKGRPGWHLECSAMSMKYLGDDFDLHSGGVDLIFPHHENEIAQSECCTGKRFCRHWFHVAHLMVDGGKMSKRLGNLYTLEDILAKGFSPMDMRYVLMRGHYRQTLNFTLDTLHAAQQALLKIKKIVDLLLDKGTLKSLPSYQQQVKKPLEHLGLFQQAWEALLDDLKTPEADGKLFTGLRDVEKEIAKGDINSDQANEWLNQIAFILNAMGLELPRVVEEVAPDEIKAFAEERWTAKLAKDWARADELRLKIESLGWTTKDSKTEYRLARLKN; the protein is encoded by the coding sequence GTGAAATTTCATTTATTTGATACACTAAGTAGAACGAAATTGTCAGTAGAGCCGAGCGACGGCAAAGCACTTAGAATTTATTGCTGTGGTCCTACTGTGTATGGGCCTGCGCATATAGGGAACTTTCGTACTTTTGTTCTTCAGGATTTGCTTCGCCGTGTTGTGGAGCTTTCAGGTTTCAAGATGAAGCATGTCCGCAATATAACTGATTTGGATGATAAGACTATTCGGCAGTCTCAAGCAGAGGGTAAAAGTCTGAAAGAGTTTACAACCTACTGGTATAATAGATTTGCTAAGGACTGTGAGTTACTCAATCTATTAAAGCCTCATGTTGAGCCAAGTGCAGTTAACCATATCGCAGAGCAAATTCATCTTATACAAAAATTAATGGAAAAAGGGCATGCCTATGTTGGAGGGGATGGTTCAGTCTATTTCTCAATTAGCTCATTTAAGCATTACGGACGATTGGCACACCTAGATGAGCAAGAACTTCGCATAGGATCAGCTGATTCTTTGAATAATAATGATGAATATGAAAAGGAGCAACTAGCGGACTTTGCTCTTTGGAAAGCTTATCGAAAAGATGATGGAGACAATACATGGGATAGTCCTTGGGGTAAAGGAAGACCAGGATGGCATCTCGAATGTAGTGCCATGAGTATGAAATATTTAGGAGATGACTTTGATCTTCATTCTGGGGGAGTAGATCTTATTTTTCCTCATCATGAAAATGAAATTGCTCAGAGTGAATGTTGCACAGGTAAGCGATTTTGCCGCCATTGGTTTCACGTTGCTCACTTGATGGTAGATGGAGGAAAAATGAGCAAGAGGCTAGGCAATTTATATACCCTAGAAGATATTCTAGCTAAGGGTTTTTCTCCTATGGATATGAGATATGTGCTTATGAGAGGGCATTATCGCCAGACACTAAATTTTACTTTAGATACACTGCATGCAGCACAACAGGCCCTGCTCAAGATAAAAAAAATAGTGGATCTCTTGCTGGATAAAGGGACACTAAAGTCATTGCCGAGCTATCAGCAACAAGTGAAAAAGCCTCTGGAGCATTTAGGCCTATTTCAGCAAGCTTGGGAGGCCTTACTGGACGATTTAAAAACCCCCGAAGCAGACGGTAAACTATTTACTGGGCTTCGTGATGTTGAAAAAGAAATAGCTAAAGGCGACATCAACTCAGACCAAGCGAATGAGTGGCTTAATCAGATTGCCTTCATTTTAAATGCCATGGGGCTTGAATTGCCTAGGGTGGTTGAAGAAGTGGCACCGGACGAGATCAAAGCTTTTGCCGAAGAGAGATGGACCGCGAAGTTAGCAAAGGACTGGGCAAGGGCTGATGAGCTCAGGTTGAAAATCGAGTCACTGGGCTGGACTACAAAGGATAGTAAAACTGAATACAGGCTGGCCCGCCTAAAGAATTAG